In Eleutherodactylus coqui strain aEleCoq1 chromosome 4, aEleCoq1.hap1, whole genome shotgun sequence, the following are encoded in one genomic region:
- the CCNJ gene encoding cyclin-J, whose product MELEGLWWKGQLAADIHQALRCKELKLPSYKGQSPQLNLRRYFADLIAIVSNRFKLCPTARHLAVYLLDLFMDRYDISVQQLHIVALSCLLLASKFEDKEDRVPKLDQLNSLGCMTNMNLVLTKQNLLHMELLLLETFQWNLCLPTPAHFIDYYLSIAVHDTDLHDGWPMICLEKTKIYMAKYADYFLEVSLQDHMFLNYIPSLVAAACVAASRIILRLTPSWPTRLHRLTVYSWDILVPCIERLLIAHDNDVKEANKHKSQLSHAATPCLFPQSPAPPQAHVQQHVPHFLHSQHQLQFHHPPAPQQPSCQQIVSSGHTSAFPLQTCSSSLASSVQPRAHIQTAASVSLATVPLEVKPCLGVSYNKNFPVNGHYSYIAQCFER is encoded by the exons ATGGAGCTTGAAGGGCTGTGGTGGAAGGGTCAGCTCGCCGCAGACATCCATCAGGCTCTCCGCTGTAAA GAATTGAAGCTTCCGTCCTACAAAGGCCAGTCTCCCCAGCTGAACTTAAGACGCTACTTTGCAGACTTGATAGCTATTGTCAGTAATCGATTCAAGCTGTGTCCTACCGCCCGTCACCTGGCCGTCTACCTGCTGGACCTCTTCATGGACCGATACGATATCTCCGTCCAACAGCTACATATCGTGGCGCTGTCCTGTCTGCTATTAGCAA GTAAATTTGAAGATAAGGAAGACAGAGTGCCGAAGCTGGACCAACTGAATAGTCTCGGATGTATGACCAACATGAACCTGGTGCTAACCAAACAGAACCTGCTCCACATGGAGCTTCTGCTGCTGGAAACCTTTCAGTGGAACTTGTGCCTCCCAACTCCTGCCCATTTTATAGATTACTACTTGTCCATTGCTGTCCACGACACTGACCTCCATGATGGTTGGCCCATGATCTGCCTTGAGAAGACCAAAATCTACATGGCCAAATATGCCGACTATTTCCTAGAAGTATCTCTGCAAG ATCACATGTTTTTAAACTATATTCCATCACTTGTGGCTGCCGCATGTGTTGCAGCCTCTCGCATTATCTTGCGGCTTACACCCTCCTGGCCTACGAGGCTTCACCGGCTCACTGTGTACTCCTGGGACATCCTTGTGCCTTGCATTGAGAGATTACTGAT AGCACACGACAACGACGTGAAAGAAGCGAACAAGCACAAATCTCAGCTGAGCCATGCAGCGACGCCATGTCTATTCCCACAGTCCCCGGCCCCACCACAAGCCCATGTCCAGCAGCACGTGCCCCACTTTCTGCATTCTCAACACCAGTTGCAGTTCCATCATCCACCGGCTCCTCAACAGCCCAGCTGTCAGCAGATTGTGTCTTCCGGCCATACGTCGGCATTCCCTCTTCAGACCTGCTCCTCTAGCTTGGCCTCCAGCGTCCAGCCCCGGGCACACATACAGACTGCTGCCAGTGTCTCTCTAGCCACTGTACCCCTAGAAGTAAAACCCTGCTTAGGGGTTTCTTATAACAAAAACTTTCCGGTCAATGGACACTACTCTTATATCGCTCAGTGCTTTGAAAGGTGA